AGCAACGACCAAGGCGGCAACGCCGACGCGGGCCATGACGCGGGCTCATCGCCCGGGCCCGCCACGGACCCTGGTGCAGCCTGCAGCGGGAACGGCGACTGCTCGCGGGATGTCTGCCTGGGCCTGCCGGGCGGCTACTGCAGCTCCGTCTGCACGGACCACTCGGACTGCGGTGAGGGCAACCGCTGCCTCACGGGCTACTGCTACGCGCGCTGCGAGTCCCACGCCAACTGCACACGAGCCGACTACTTCTGCACCACCCTCGACACGTACCTAGACGACGAAGGCTTCCACCAGCTCTGGCGCGCTTGCTACATCGGCCAGACGCTCGGCGGCACCGCAGACATCGCCGATGGGCTCACTGTCGTGGTGACGGACTCTGTCGGCGGCACCCTCGCGCTCACCGAGAGCGGCCCGTTCACGTTCCCAAGCCGAGTCGCGCTCAGCAGCAACTACGCCGTGACGTTCGAGCCTCAGGGCGATGTGCAAGGCGTCTCGTGTCGAGGAATGGGGCTCACCGGCAGAGTGGTGGACGACATCACGAGTGTCTTCATCTCGTGCGGTCGACAGGCGGTCTTCACGGACCCGGGGACGCACGCGTGGGTCGTCCCTGCGGGCGTGACTGCGGTGTCGGTGGTGGCGGTGGGCTCCGGCGGCCGTGGCTCGGGCAACCGCGGCGGCGGGGGTGGCGAGCTGTGCTACCAGAACGACATCCCCGTCACACCCGGTGAGACCATCGACGTGGTGGTCGGTGACCTCTTCTCCGAGGCGGCGGGTGGCCACGACTCGAGCTTCGACGGCGAGCTCGTGGCACACGGCGGCCGCGATGCCTTCGGCAGCCCCGACGGCTGGGTGGTGCCCGGCGGCATGGGCGGAACGGTCGGCACGTGCTTCGCTGGCGGGAGCGGCTCCTACAACTCGTCTTCCGGGGGAGCCGCTGGCTACGCTGGAGTCGGTGGCAACGCCCGCATGGGAGTGCCCGCTCAGAACGGCGCGGGGGGTGGTGGTGCAGGGGGTGCCTTCGGGACCCCCGGCGGTGGCGTCGGCCTCGAGGGCATGGGCGCGAACGGCATCGCGGAAGGTGGCCATGGCTCACAAGCCAGCCCCGATGTCCCCGTCGCGGGCGGTGGCGGCACCACATACAACAACAGGCCGCAGAACGGCCAACACGGCGGCGTACGCATCATCTGGGGCACAGGGCGCTCGTATCCCTCGCAGGCCGGGAATCTCTGACGGCCGTACGCGCTCGCTCCGGTGTCGAACGCGTTCGTGCACCCCGCCTTCGAGGAGGTGTTGCCGTCGTGTACGCAAGGGCTCGAGGAGCTGGACCCCGACGAGGGTCCTGGCGACCGCTACGCTGACCTCCCAACGTGCATCGCCGGTGCGAGTCGGGCGCGGCCATGGGGGCCGCGCTACGCGTTCCGCCGCGCGCGCAGTGAGTACAGCAGGGGCAGCCGTGGCATGCCGCTGGGCAACCGGAAGCAGCCGTCCGCGCCGCGCTCCATGAACGGCCAGCGGGCGTGGGCCGAGTGGTCGTGCTCGTGAAACAGCTCGAGCGTCAAGCCATGCTCGAGCAGCGCGCCGAGGACGTCGCTGATCGGGTGGCGAAACTCCACCGAGCTGTTCGCCTGCGTCACGGCGCTCGGATCTGCGTACGTGCCGGGCTCGTCCCAGACGGCGCCCGAGGGGTCGTGGAAGTAGTCGTGCTGGACCACCAGGCTCCCCGCTTCGAACACCTCGGTGACCGGGTGGCACTCCACCAGGTAGAGGCAGCCGCCGGGCTCTAGCAGCTGACTCACCACGCTCGCCCAACGACGGATGTCGTGCAGCCAGATCAGCGCGCCGATGCCGGTGTAGACGATGTCGTAGCGCTCTCCGAGAGCAGCTGGCGCGTCGAACACGTCGGCGCAGACGAAGCGGGCGTCGAGCGACGCTTCACGGGCCAGCGTGCGCGCAGCTGCTACCGCTGGCTCGGAGAAGTCGAGGCCGGTGACGTGCGCGCCGCGGCGTGCCCACGACAGAGTGTCCATCCCGAAGTGGCACTGCAGGTGCACCAGCCGCTTTCCGTCGACGGAACCCAGCTCGGCGGCCTCGAAGGGTTGCAGCGAGCAGCGCCCTGCCTTCCAGCCGGCGACGTCGTAGAACTCGCCAGCCACATGGATGGGGACGCGCTCGTCCCACATTCGCTTGTTCTGTTCGCGGTAGTTGGTCACGGGCCCTAGGATACGTTGTGGCTCGGCTCCGAGCCTACAGCAGGTTCGACTGCTCCCAGAAGACCACCTCGCCGCCCTGGTTGATCACGAACGTGACCACGCCGTCGTGCGACACCGCGATGGCGAGCCCGCCTGGGTGGTCGTTGACGAAGCGGTACGCGGCGCGATGGCGCGTGCCGACGGACTCGATGTCCTCCGCGCGCCGACGCGTGCCTTCGTTGTCGAGCGCGCACCACACGCGTGACGGTGAGGGCAGCTCGGCGGACACCTCTGCGCCGAACCCAACAAGGGCGAAGTGCTTGTCCAACACCACGGCCCCGTCCGTGCCGGCCAGGTTGGCGACGACGCGGCTCCACTCGAACACGGCTCGCTCCAGCCGCTCCAGCTCCACGCTCGAGCTGGTCACGAAGTCTTCCCAGCCGATGGAGGGCTTGTCGCTGGCGTCTGCGAGCGCCTCCAGCAGCTGCAGGAGCAGGCTGCGATACCGTCGCGTGGGCTCGTCTTGGTCGAAGCGATACTTGACGTGCAGGCCGCTCGGGCCGCTGCGCCCTTCCGCGTCATCCTGAATCAGGAGCAGCCCGCCGTGCTTGGCGCTGCGCACCAACTGGATGAGCCGGCGCAGCATGTGCTTGGAGATGGGGCCCACCAGCGAGTGCTCGACCGCGGTAGGGACGCCCTTGGGCGCCTGCCTCTTGCTGTGGTGTGCGCGGATCTCTTCGCGTTCGGCCCCGAAACGCGCGGGCAACCAGGCTGAGTTGAACACGTCGATGCCCGCGTCCACGAGCTCGCCGTGTTCGAGCGCGCCGATGAGGACGCCAGCGCGCCGCACGGCGAGCTGACCCGGCGCGTTGACGTGGACGATGGGCGAAAACGTCCAGTTCGACCCTGGCCCACGGCCACCCCACGCCGGCGCGAGCCACGCGGGGCCCGAGTGCGCGATGCCCCAGATGCGCAGCTGCCCGTTCTCTTCGTGGACGCCGATGAGCGACGTCTCGAAGGGGGTCGACGGCGCCAGTCGCCGCAGCTCGTTGGTGGACAGAGGGCGGCTCTGATCGAAGCGCAAGCGGAGCACGCCGCCGTTGGGGCCGCCGCTCTCGGGCAGCGCGTCAGGGCTGCTGAGCAGTAAGCGAAAGCGCGTGGGGCGCGCCTCCTCTGCCATCATCGAAGCCTGAAACGCGGTCGAGAGCACCTCCAACAGGAACTCGGGGGAAACGGGGCAGGCCGCCTCTGACGGCCAGTGGGTCAGCACCCAGCGGACCAGATCGGGTGGGTAGGCACACCCGGTGCATGCGTCGTCAGCGCTCATGGACCCGAGCATAGACGCGCGTGTATCGTCCGGCTATGACCGCGCGTCCGCGTACCCCCCTGCTCGCGCTGTGGACCGTCCTGCTTGCCGTGGCCTGTGGGCCGGTCAGCGCGCCTGCCGCCGAGACCGCTCTGGCGCCCACCCGCGCGCCAGCGGACCCCACCCAAGACCCCAACGGCGACCCAGACGCCGATGGTGTGCTCAACGCCAACGATGCGTGCCCGTGCGACGCCGAAGACGTGGACGGCTTTGCCGATGACGACGGCTGCCCCGACTACGACAACGACGACGATGGGGTGCACGACGCCTGCGACCTGTGTCCGTTCCTGCCCGAGACCTACAGCGCGGAATACGAGCCCGACGGCTGTCCCGACCAAGGTCCGGTAGAGATCCCGCCGGCGCCGCTGGTCATTCGCGAGGTCGTCTCCTTCCGAGCACGCAACGCCGCGCTCTCGGGTGCGGAGGCTCCCATCATGAGCGCCGTCGTTGCAGCGCTGGAGGCCCACCCCGACGCGCGCGTGGGTCTGCACGGCCACGCCGATCGAGGCGAGTCCCAGGCGCAGGCGCTGTCCGAGCGGCGCGCCCAGGTGGTGCGCGACGAG
This genomic interval from Sandaracinaceae bacterium contains the following:
- a CDS encoding class I SAM-dependent methyltransferase, encoding MWDERVPIHVAGEFYDVAGWKAGRCSLQPFEAAELGSVDGKRLVHLQCHFGMDTLSWARRGAHVTGLDFSEPAVAAARTLAREASLDARFVCADVFDAPAALGERYDIVYTGIGALIWLHDIRRWASVVSQLLEPGGCLYLVECHPVTEVFEAGSLVVQHDYFHDPSGAVWDEPGTYADPSAVTQANSSVEFRHPISDVLGALLEHGLTLELFHEHDHSAHARWPFMERGADGCFRLPSGMPRLPLLYSLRARRNA
- a CDS encoding OmpA family protein encodes the protein MTARPRTPLLALWTVLLAVACGPVSAPAAETALAPTRAPADPTQDPNGDPDADGVLNANDACPCDAEDVDGFADDDGCPDYDNDDDGVHDACDLCPFLPETYSAEYEPDGCPDQGPVEIPPAPLVIREVVSFRARNAALSGAEAPIMSAVVAALEAHPDARVGLHGHADRGESQAQALSERRAQVVRDELIRQGVSPERLSVYGHGSFEPREPGRSPAAQQANRRVQFEVELEERPPLEPRPIMPRATPADCQPPPPSACPCARRTAPGPACRVGERSNLRAGPRPRRRHVRSRCVFGSALPTHLIAFVQPGDGASCLQYAMLEDHEYAPSAMQVSASAAAHGWRGRGHPPTSNV